A genome region from Lutra lutra chromosome 11, mLutLut1.2, whole genome shotgun sequence includes the following:
- the LOC125080562 gene encoding BTB/POZ domain-containing protein KCTD20-like: MRWQRLFLWPSRQFRIQNSRMNVHRGSESDRALRQEASCPSDDPTAVAQERETNSLAASALQSLTYPLGPRSDDLSLDYASQPANLQFPHIMPLPEDIKGSCFQNGNKRNHESFMAPERFGNSTVGFGSNVHSQAPEKVTLLVDGTRFVVNPQIFTAHPDTMLGRMFGPGREYNFTRPNEKGEYEIAEGISATVFRTVLDYYKTGIINCPDGITIPDLRDTCDYLCINFDFNTIRCQDLSALLHELSNDGAHKQFDHYLEELILPIMVGCAKKGERECHIVVLTDEDSVEWDEDHPPPMGEEYSQILYSSKLYRFFKYIENRDVAKTVLKERGLKNIRIGIEGYPTCKEKIKRRPGGRSEVIYNYVQRPFIQMSWEKEEGKSRHVDFQCVRSKSLTNLVAAGEDVLEDQEILMHHPPQVDELDRLNAPLSQMASSDFQD; this comes from the coding sequence ATGAGATGGCAGAGGCTTTTTCTCTGGCCCAGCAGACAGTTCAGGATCCAGAACTCAAGGATGAATGTTCACCGCGGCAGCGAGAGCGACAGGGCACTGCGGCAGGAGGCCAGCTGCCCAAGCGATGACCCCACAGCTGTGGCccaggagagagaaacaaatagcTTGGCTGCTTCTGCTCTTCAGAGTCTCACTTACCCTCTAGGGCCCAGGAGCGATGACCTTTCACTTGACTATGCCTCTCAGCCAGCAAATCTTCAGTTCCCTCACATAATGCCACTTCCCGAGGACATCAAAGGCTCCTGCTTCCAAAATGGGAATAAACGGAACCATGAATCCTTTATGGCTCCAGAACGATTTGGAAACAGCACTGTGGGCTTTGGCAGTAACGTTCATTCCCAGGCACCAGAGAAAGTGACACTTCTTGTAGATGGCACACGTTTTGTTGTGAATCCACAAATTTTCACTGCTCATCCGGATACCATGTTGGGAAGAATGTTTGGACCAGGAAGAGAGTACAATTTCACCCGGCCCAACGAGAAGGGAGAGTATGAGATTGCCGAAGGAATCAGTGCAACTGTATTTCGAACAGTGCTGGATTATTACAAAACTGGGATCATCAATTGTCCTGATGGCATCACTATTCCAGACCTTAGAGATACATGCGATTATCTCTGCATTAACTTTGACTTCAACACTATCCGATGTCAAGATCTGAGTGCTTTGCTGCATGAACTGTCTAACGATGGTGCTCACAAGCAGTTTGACCACTACCTCGAAGAGCTGATCTTGCCCATCATGGTGGGCTGTGCCAAGAAAGGGGAGCGAGAGTGCCACATCGTTGTGCTGACGGATGAGGATTCTGTGGAATGGGATGAAGACCACCCCCCTCCCATGGGGGAGGAATATTCCCAAATTCTTTATAGCTCCAAGCTTTATAGATTCTTCAAATACATTGAGAATCGTGATGTCGCTAAAACAGTGTTAAAGGAGCGAGGCCTGAAAAATATTCGCATTGGAATTGAAGGTTATCCTACctgcaaagaaaaaattaagagaaggCCCGGTGGCCGCTCTGAAGTAATCTATAACTATGTGCAGCGCCCCTTTATCCAGATGTcctgggaaaaggaagaagggaagagtcGCCATGTGGATTTCCAGTGTGTCCGAAGCAAATCCCTCACTAATCTGGTAGCTGCTGGAGAAGATGTCTTAGAGGACCAGGAGATATTAATGCACCACCCACCTCAAGTGGATGAACTTGACCGGCTAAATGCCCCACTTTCTCAGATGGCATCTAGCGACTTTCAGGATTAG